Proteins from one Arachis duranensis cultivar V14167 unplaced genomic scaffold, aradu.V14167.gnm2.J7QH unplaced_Scaffold_84848, whole genome shotgun sequence genomic window:
- the LOC107472398 gene encoding uncharacterized protein LOC107472398: protein MQNTSNSQDEFHGDTYNPSWKNHPNLKWGENHWQKNNNHNHTRNTNNQNHHATNTNQYRKTQNTYQPPHNNSQTHQNNFPAPTSNSQNYHTNPPNNFQQQHSAPIIPPIDHHETRISNLEATLQALNQTTQALAQSTQTLIKGQKEHEATIKNIERQVGQLAKQAERPTNVLPSDTIPNPRDTEKVIKWEECKAITLRSGKKVETEAITQEEHIKEGSKEEVKEQKQEQETDTQSDKLAKKEAVKAYQPMLPYPQRFKGETKEKQYSKFLEIFKTLHINIPFIEALEQMPLYAKFMKELLTKKRSLKEGQTVVMTRECSAIIQKKLPKKMKDPGSFHIPCTIGNMMIERAFCDLGASINLMPLSLMRKLQIHELKPTKIALQMADKSIQQALGVVENVLVKVDKFFLPVDFVILDIKEDDNTPIIIGRPFLATARALIDVEKGELMLRVHDEHIVFHVFKNLQDSTQEEECMKIDSIDPNLKEAPDEALPSSCWKENEEVEVLQQAQRIEEKLQSKSAFKIHSKDRPKIETPKPELSPGKEESPKKKMPRGWRNKKISTEDFSPGDKVMLTYQPKETSPHFSGYYITFCHKASFMHLDGLVNYLAVF, encoded by the coding sequence ATGCAAAATACTTCAAATTCTCAGGATGAATTCCATGGTGATACATACAACCCATCCTGGAAAAATCACCCTAACCTGAAGTGGGGTGAAAACCATTGGCAAAAGAACAATAACCACAACCACACCCGTAAcacaaacaaccaaaaccacCATGCCACCAACACTAACcaatatagaaaaacacaaaacaccTATCAACCACCTCATAATAATTCACAAACTCACCAAAACAACTTTCCTGCACCAACATCCAACTCACAAAATTACCACACTAATCCTCCCAATAACTTCCAGCAACAACATTCAGCCCCCATCATACCCCCTATTGACCATCATGAGACAAGAATCTCCAATCTTGAAGCCACCTTGCAAGCACTTAATCAAACCACACAAGCACTTGCTCAAAGCACTCAAACCTTAATCAAGGGACAAAAGGAACATGAGGCCACCATAAAGAATATTGAGCGACAAGTGGGACAACTAGCCAAACAAGCTGAACGGCCAACCAATGTTCTTCCAAGTGATACGATACCCAACCCAAGAGACACAGAAAAAGTCATAAAATGGGAGGAGTGTAAAGCAATCACCCTGAGAAGTGGGAAGAAAGTGGAGACAGAAGCCATTACTCAGGAAGAGCACATCAAAGAAGGCTCAAAAGAAGAGGTGAAGGAACAAAAGCAGGAGCAAGAAACTGATACACAAAGTGATAAATTAGCTAAGAAGGAGGCAGTGAAAGCATACCAACCAATGCTCCCATACCCTCAAAGGTTCAAGGGAGAAACCAAAGAGAAGCAATATTCCAAATTCTTGGAAATATTCAAGACACTACACATCAACATCCCCTTCATTGAAGCACTTGAACAGATGCCCCtatatgctaagttcatgaaggaaTTGTTGACAAAGAAAAGATCCTTGAAAGAGGGACAAACAGTTGTGATGACCAGGGAGTGTAGTGCCATCATCCAAAAAAAGTTGCCAAAGAAGATGAAAGACCCAGGGAGCTTTCACATCCCCTGCACAATAGGCAACATGATGATTGAGAGAGCATTTTGTGACCTTGGtgcaagcataaatctgatgCCTCTATCTTTGATGAGGAAGCTTCAGATTCATGAATTGAAACCTACAAAGATAGCCCTTCAAATGGCGGATAAATCTATTCAACAAGCACTCGGGGTTGTAGAGAATGTATTAGTAAAGGTGGACAAATTCTTCCTCCCAGTTGACTTTGTCATCCTAGACATAAAGGAAGATGACAACACTCCCATTATTATAGGGAGGCCCTTTTTAGCTACTGCCAGGGCATTGATAGATGTCGAAAAAGGAGAATTAATGCTAAGGGTGCATGATGAGCATATAGTGTTCCATGTCTTCAAGAATTTGCAAGACTCCACCCAAGAGGAAGAGTGTATGAAGATTGATTCCATAGATCCAAACTTGAAAGAGGCACCTGATGAGGCACTTCCAAGCTCATGctggaaagaaaatgaagaagtggAGGTGCTGCAACAAGCTCAAAGAATAGAGGAGAAGCTGCAATCAAAGTCAGCATTTAAGATTCATAGCAAGGACCGTCCAAAAATTGAGACCCCAAAACCTGAACTATCTCCTGGAAAAGAAGAGAGTCCCAAGAAGAAAATGCcaagaggatggagaaacaagaaaatctcCACTGAAGACTTctcaccaggggataaagtgaTGCTAACTTACCAACCAAAAGAGACATCTCCACACTTTTCTGGATACTACATCACTTTCTGCCATAAGGCTAGCTTCATGCATTTAGACGGACTAGTTAATTATCTTgctgttttctag